Proteins found in one Leucoraja erinacea ecotype New England chromosome 34, Leri_hhj_1, whole genome shotgun sequence genomic segment:
- the LOC129712929 gene encoding PH and SEC7 domain-containing protein 1-like isoform X5, with protein MIGLNSVHTSGSLQLRSGGARYNRDYYGADTFRYRPPQRSKSLGPQGMAKIHGKQKVLYSSIKNEKLQWTINEEELRKSLSELADERTNPSLKTMKRISSGSNPFLDIMQDPTAATYKHGFLVRKVHADSDGKKTPRGRRGWKTFYGVLKGMILYLQKDAYKSDKQLSEEDLKNAISIHHSLAVRASDYGKKPNVFYLKTADWRVFLLQAPSSDLMQSWITRINLVSAMFSAPPFPAAIGSQKKFSRPLLPTAVTRLSLEEQIKAHDARLKAMTTDLAEHHSFPPDKKAKGKELEEYKQKEEYLEFEEMRFCTYVSLLRAKLKAGTDDLDKFDAALFDTAENEGNGLKKSHSSPSLNLEQPVVAIRIKRNTSERRNNRHPASAKHKL; from the exons ATGATCGGGCTCAACAGTGTGCACACAAGCGGCAGTCTGCAGCTCCGCTCGGGAGGAGCCCGCTACAACCGCGACTACTATGGGGCTGACACCTTTCGCTACCGACCTCCGCAGCGCTCCAAGTCGCTGGGACCACAGGGAATGGCCAAGATTCATGGCAAGCAGAAG GTCTTGTACAGTTCTATAAAAAATGAGAAATTACAGTGGACAAT TAATGAAGAGGAACTCCGCAAGTCCTTGTCAGAGCTGGCTGATGAAAGGACGAATCCGAGCTTGAAGACCATGAAACGCATCAGCAGTGGCAGTAACCCCTTCCTCGATATCATGCAGGACCCCACAGCAGCCACCTACAAGCATGGCTTCCTGGTACGCAAAGTACATGCTGACTCTGACGGGAAGAAAA CTCCCCGAGGCAGACGAGGCTGGAAGACGTTCTATGGAGTGCTGAAGGGGATGATTCTCTACCTGCAGAAG gatgCATACAAGTCGGATAAGCAGTTATCGGAAGAGGATTTAAAGAACGCCATCAGCATTCACCACTCGCTGGCAGTGCGAGCGTCAGACTACGGCAAGAAGCCCAATGTCTTCTACTTAAAGACAGCAGACTGGAGAGTGTTCCTTCTCCAAGCCCC GAGCTCGGACCTGATGCAGTCCTGGATCACCCGCATCAACCTGGTGTCGGCCATGTTTTCAGCTCCGCCGTTTCCCGCGGCCATCGGGTCCCAGAAGAAGTTTAGCCGGCCCCTGCTGCCCACCGCGGTGACCAGGCTGTCTCTG GAGGAGCAGATAAAGGCTCACGATGCCCGGCTGAAGGCAATGACCACCGACTTAGCCGAGCATCACTCATTCCCCCCGGACAAGAAGGCGAAGGGGAAAGAGCTGGAGGAGTACAAGCAGAAGGAGGAATACTTGGAGTTCGAG GAGATGCGGTTCTGTACCTACGTCTCACTGCTTCGGGCCAAGCTGAAGGCCGGCACCGATGACCTGGACAAATTTGATGCCGCCTTGTTTGACACTGCCGAGAACGAAGGGAACGGCCTGAAGAAGTCACACTCCAgcccctccctcaacctggagcaGCCGGTGGTGGCCATCAGGATCAAACGCAATACCTCGGAGCGCAGGAATAATCGGCACCCTGCGAGCGCCAAGCACAAACTGTAA